The Hemitrygon akajei unplaced genomic scaffold, sHemAka1.3 Scf000106, whole genome shotgun sequence genome contains the following window.
AATGCACgttcacttacctttcagctcACTGAGAACCTTGATTAAACCTTGAGCGGGATTTGATCGATGGGAGGGATCACaacctgtttgaatttaaacacaTTGAGGGAATGATGTGTAAAATTTTAAAGTGTGCTGTATTCAATCCAAATTTGAATTAATCTCTGATATTTTCTCACCATATATCTGTATTTCGTTCAGTATTTTGTCCCACATTGCAACATCATTCCAcattttcacaaaggtttcccacatcaccctccgggcgcgggagcctttctccatcaccaggctcaggaggagtttagaactgtccgcctgctctcccttatcagcgagatcagagattttctgtgaagagtaacagtgaacatatcagggactgacagattcacacagagaatgagaagtaaatgatgtgctctgtaacgggatcacatTGAGCAGTCACCCGGACAGGTGCTGCTCCTGTCTGAACgtggactgtacattctgagtgcagagcacaaggagggacattcactgtgcacctggtccaccagtcaatgacATCCTTCACTGACGTGGCTCCAATTCCATAAATAATCCCTCACCGGATTTGACGGTGTAAAACAGAAATCATAAAATAACGATCACAGAGGAAGAAATAAAACTGGAGGGTTTTATTTTATATAACAGATTGAACAGCCTCAGAGAAGTTGCAGAAATTATCatgtgattcatctcctcagTCCGCCAGTGTCCAACATGACAGCGGATTACTGGCTGACATCTGACACCTTTCGCTTCCCTTTTCCAGTAGAGGTTTTTTCAGTGATTACACGTTACAACATGGCAATGTTCCCCGATTCACACTGTTTGCAGTTACGGATTGTAACAGAATTATCTCCACCCAGAACTGAACACACCCGGGCTCCTGTGGCATTCACTGATGATGTCCcggttctcactgacatcctgcCGTCACTCTGTACATTTTTCACAGACTGAAACTTCCTGTCATATTTGCATTTAATGCTGTAAGCCCACAGACCTGTTACTTGCTCAACTCACTCTGAACATCGAGCGGCTCCCCACCAGTCCGCGGGGTCTTTTCACCTCTTTCCATCTCCGGTTCAGATTCACATGTTCGGGATTGCATGTGGAGTACTTATTTCCCAGTTATTCTTTTATCTAATTTAATATCCGTTGAGTCAAAGATCCGACAGCCATCAGtcctgtgatgtgtgaaaattcaaacccattctccctcccactcacccgatgttcctctctGCTGAACTGTTTCTCAGCCTTTAATGCCAGACTCACTCCGTGAACCCgtccttccatcgcctgctccagcctgtcccggtagaagttcgtcaactgcagcagctggaaatcgtcccagcttgccaggagctcggtgatcaCTGAGCCCGGACCTGTGAAGGAAAATGAGGAGCATTAAAGAAATTACTGACCTCATACTGGACAGTAACGTTCCCTTTGGAACCTAAAGATCACCAAACACAGTCCGAAATATATGTATatggggatggggggtggggggggaacaggCTTTGGCCGGGGGATCGGGGGCGCCGGGGTTGTAGGAGCAGGTATAGTTTCATCTGTTGAAGGCTGCTCTTTCGTGTCCCCAGGAATATAActctctgtttggaaaggaccctGCTTATTCCTAAGAATATAGTAACCCAGCACCATCACTCTCCTGGTGCTGCCCATCACCACCGCTTTGCTCTCGGTTACTGTCTGCCGGCCTGATCAACCCCTTCCTCAGCAAATCTCTGGAgaatctcacaaaatgctggaggtactcagcatgtcaggcagcatctatggagaagaataagcaatcaatgttttgggctaaggCCCTTCATCGGACTGGAAATGAGGGAACAGAAATTCTAGATATTGCCACATTACTTTCCATTCATCGTGGTCCTCATCCAAAATGTCaaatctttattcctctccatggatgctgcctgacctgctgagttctgccaatattttgtgtctttttattgCCCacaactttcagcatctgcagaatgtcatgTCTTCTAGAGTAACTCgctattttaatgtgcatcacaatctgtTACAGGAGCAGCAGCAGACGGTAATTGTACACCTTCTACGTTTGACTGTATTTCCCCCAGAAATGTTAACTCCCTCTCTTATCTCTCTGTTCAGTTTTCACAAACACTTTGTGAATTCCCAATATTGAATTAAACACAGACGCAGAATCAGcagagtatttataaattaaaataattcgccAACATACCCGTGTCCTTTCCCGATGTTGACGACACTGGAAGTCCTCCCCTGCCTGCACATTGACCCATTGTGAGGACAGGTGTGATCAGATTTTGTTGCTCTGTAACAAAACAAATAACAGGAGGGTCAAACATTAATTGGGGTTTAAAggagaacactgttttgtttttaaactgaggcaaacacttccaaacatcttgggCCTGTCCAGTGAAGCCTTGACAGGGCCTGATCCAGCTGAGCCCATCGATTTCCGCGCTCTCCATCTATTGTACACCGTGCCGGGACTTCCGGGGTACCTACGCGCTTATATTGCAGACAATTCCCTTTTCGGAGCCAGTCTTGTGTCCTCGAACGGGAGTGAAGTGTCAATGGAATGGCAAGGCAGGTTGAGCAGACAGCGCCCACTGCTTTGGCCCTCCTACCACTGGTGGTGCTATGGTGAGTAATGGACAGCCGTTACAGCAGTGTGGGTTGAAACATTTCTGCTGATTATTGGGACATCCATTCCTCTCGTCACTGAATTATACAGATTTCTcagtcacacctgattctcaccatctcctttCAGTTTTACATCCCCAGGCATTGACACCAGTGGCAATATAGACCATGGTTTAAGTCTGTATAGAATCACTCTGACATCCTGAACAATGAAATCTCACACATAGCATCATGACATCTTGTTCTGAACCACTATGTTATCTCCGGCAGAACTTTAAGACCATTATTATCATCTAAACTCGGTCAAGATTTCTTTGGACACAGCACCTGGCTATTATCAGATAGTTATATGGTACCTTGTTAAGCACAATGTAGACCCGCCATACATCCGAAACAGCAAGTTGGGAAAATTCATTGTAACCTGTTGCAATATGAACCAGACTCCTGAATTTAGTATCAAACTTTCTAACCATGCCATGTACATTCATATACAAATCAATGTCATGAATATCTAATTAACGAGGCCTCGACACTGACATGCACTTCCCACTCGTCACGGACATCCATTCGTTAAATCCATCTTCAGTCATCACCCTCTGCTCTCTGTCATTGAACCCGGTGTGAATCCAGCTCACCAGCTCCCCGAGAATCCCACGTGACCTATCCTTCCAGATGAGCTGTCATGCGGGAACTTGTTACAGACTTTTCCAAAGTTCAGATGAATATGTtacaatccagcaacaatgaatatatgattgaaacagggtttttataacaaataaaacatttattaaacactgctaaaaaaaccaaaaagtaaacaaacgcctaacaaccggaagtcagctgcaatacggcagctcgaacagttcttaaagcgagaatccgaaaacagttcttaaaacgataatgcaaaaacagttctcagaagtagtaATACGAAAGCCCAAAATTTTAGCCAGTCGCTTAGGAGAGACTTCTTgaaacaatttaaattctctttcacgtcgtgttactGCTGTTCCCAGACGAAGTATGTTTTGATCAAAGGATTCATGATgaagaaaatgaaacggcttaaaggcactgacctttctttggCAAAACTTCAcccaaccctctatttttctggtAGCACAGGAGTTATCATGGGCATAGCTgacaaattccttccgaatgagaatCAAACAAAGTCGAACCTGCTTTACCATCgaaatcaactttcctcgatcatTAACTTACCGAACttcaaatcttcactctccaatgacTGGACTGGCAGTATTATGGCAAAACTgacggcaataacctttgacttaaggcagaaagtaaaactccacttttaaatgaATCTGCGTCATAACATCGGAATACACAGAAGCGTGGAGTCACTAGCAAATTCAAACACGAACTGCCCAcgtcacagggtggggttctccTTTAATACCCGGTTAGGGGGGAAACTATCACATGatctctcactggcgggaaaatgacatcaatcccccatcacaagaccattacctcatctccagcatagcttcaattacatcatggtcacgtgaCTGGTataagatacccacgggtacgtaacaaataaCATCACTGCTCTATTTTATCTGTCTTCAGTTAGCTCTTCAAAAGTTTCTAGAATACTTGTCAGATATGATGTCCCACTGAGTGGTGCAGATGACAATTTCCCCACAATCAATGTCCAACCAACCGGGACTTCAGCTTCACGGTAGACTGAGGAAATTCCAATCCAGTTGTAGAATTGCCGACCTGGACTGAAGCTCGCATACTGCCAGTTCCATACCCTCAGAGTCACTAACCCAATATTATGACCCATACAAAGACGTTATGGTGCCGGcgatttgccgtggtgttcctgccatttccgattCACAAACTGATGTTGAACTGGAACCCTTTGCcggggccggggctcagtctggttCACCGGTCTGTAGATTGTGAGAAGATGCAGATACACTTCAGCTTGTTTCCAACAACTAAACTGAGCAGGTTTGATCACAATGGCAttgctgtgtgggatcttgcccagcacagctgTCTGCCATGCTTCCGCTCAGTGTAGCAGGaagaaaatgtaaaattataaaatagaaaaaTATGGGAACTCCGTACATCAGGTTACATCCGagaaaggagaaatggtggaagatcCAATATCTGAACTGGAACTGTCCAAGATGCTGTCGATCGGCTTTTCCAGTATTTTCGTCTTTTTACTTgaaatttcctgcaactgtagcTTTATCCCACCTCTTTATATTATGCACAGATGGTAACTGATTGTAAAATACCAGCAACACGCTAAAATGTTTGTTGGTTAtcagttcattctgaccctggtgtaatacactccatacaatcaatgccggCCGAATGGCCGCATTCAGTGTGTTGGGaatatgtaaaacaattatcGACCCCAGCCATCGATCCATCTGAAGCTTGGATCCGATACCGAGCCGGTTGTTGGAAGTAAAGTTCcccaggtacatcttaatggatgggttcagtctcggcatcaccactcaccccgctcctgggaccagaacaccaggggctgagcggcggctcctCTCAGGCGGTTCAGTGTGAAGGACCTACAACCCTGACggacccctgcagtttgtgtcCAGGAAGTGGAAAGAGGCGGCCAGTTCGAGGAAGTTAAAGGGACTCACTGCCCAAAATctctacccctccccccccacacacacacaccgggatcggcctcagtactcaccgatgggaaattgtCGGTCGCGTTCACCCCGAGTGACCGGCCTCAATACTCACTGATGAGAACTTGGTCAAATTGTTCTCCAGACAGAGATCGGTCCTCCGGCTCCAAGCCGATGATCCGCTTCAACAGAGAACGGAAAGAAAACCACCGCCCATCCGGGGAATGTGAGCGCGGGGGCGGAGCTTTGACGGTGGAACTCTCACGTGCTGCAGATTGGCGTTTGAAATGGGAGTGAGAAACAGGATCATGTGACGGGAGGAGGGTCTCCCATCTGAACCGGTttcacacgctgcccgacctaCCTGCCGCATTTTACATCTTATTTCGTATTAACACCAACTACAATTTTCAGTTTTTCCCTCTGCATCTTCCATGTCCCGATTACTCCACCACCCGGTTCTGAGAGTTACGGGATCAATTCCCATCCCGGTCCGATACAGAATTCCCACTCCAACAGGAATTATGCAGGTTTCATTGAAAacacttctatgtttataaacactaatttctatttacattcctccggagcctcactggacaggaaaactgaaacatcaagtgagaaacaggagGAGGTGGCCATTCTGTCCCttaaaccatcaacaagatgacgGCAGCTCTTcaatctcagccacatgtttgtgcccgatcctcatttcctcgatcccttcggtctccacacatctgccggcctctgttttatgtgaggacgatgaCTGAGACTTCCCCCTGCAGGAGTCAGTCTGGCGAATCTCCAAAGCAAACACTCTCTCACTTCTTATAATCCTCCatggaattaaattccatttctgcagccccgtgtggCCCGCACCACTCACCTCGCACTCCGTCATTATTTCCACCTTCCTACCTCTCCCCTCaactggatccacctctcactccccagctcttgccccatccccaaaCCTCTCGTCTTTTCTCCGACTATTTGCCGTCCACTCACAATCCAGAGggagtgtctcggcccgaaatgttgacggtccattttcctacacagatgctgcccgacccactgagttcctccggcagtttgttctttggtctgtataacccgtgttagtatggagaGCGGGGTTTTACAccttattccaggtacaatctcaacaaagcccaaATAATTGTTACCGTAATTACCACACTCAAAGACGAGAAagcttgcaaatgctggaaatccaaaacaccacacaaaatgatggaagagttcagcacaacaggcagtatctatgggaaaGAATAAACAGTACACATTTTGGACCACGAGCCTTTTTCATTACtgaggaggagggggaagtgatctgaataaagaggtggggaagtagaaagagaggaggtggaaggtgatagctgaagtcaAGTGACTTCAAGTGAAGTTCAAGGGCTGGAGACGAAAGAATCGGAGCGTtgtcaatgggagaaagggaaagagggggcACAGGAGGAAGTAATAGGCTGCTGAGCAGAAATGTAAGCTCTGGGTGGGGAGTGCGGAACTGAGAAGTGGGTGGGGggtatttgtttactggaaggagatttCAATATTCATACAATAAGGCTGGAGAGCACTCAGATTGAATATAAGTTCAGAGTGGGGTATAGAGTAATTGGGTGGGggtatttgtttactggaagaagaattcaatattcatacaatAAGGTTGGAGagcactcagatggaatataaggttttgctcctccaccctgagggtggtttTATCTTGGCACAAGCGGAGGCCATTGATCGAGACGTCAGAATGGGAACGTTTGGCCACTGTAAAGTCCCCGTTGTGCCAGACGATACAGAGATGCTCGACAGAACGGTCTCCCAATTTatggcgggtctcaccaatataaaggtggccgcatcgggagcacacGACGCAAtaaatgaccccagcagattcgcaggtgctGTGCTCCTGGATGGATTGTTTtgtgtctgaatggaggtgagggaggaggtgtacgggTAGCTGTTGCACTTAGGACTCTTGCAGGGATATGaagctggagggagattagtgaggtaaggacaagaggaactctattacTATTACGGTGGTCGGAAGTTGGGTGAGCACGGACGTATGACAAATGtgagcatcaatagtggagggagGACAGCCACATCCTGGAAGCAGATGCAGCGGAagcaaagaaactgagaaaagggtagAGCATTTTACAAGTGATAGGTTGGGAAAAGGTATGGTCGAGATTGCCAAGGGTATCAGTAGGTTTGTAAaagacacaaagtacactgaagatgttgtggtcaaatcaacacgtacaaacaagctagaggaactcagcaggtcggacagcatcagatgctacccgacctgctgagctcctccagcttgtttgtacgtgttggttTATAAAAGAAGCCGGTTGACAACTTGTCTCTggagatgaagacagagagaGATCAGGAAAGGACTCGAAGTTAGAATCAAACTTGCTAACCGTACCATGCTCATTCATATAAAAGCCAAAAGCATGAATAATGAATTACACGTCTCGACAATTATACGCACATCCCACtcatcacaggcctccattcgctGCATCCATCTTCaatcatctccctctgcttctTGTCATCGAGCCCGAAGTGAATCCACTTCACATGCTTCCCGAGAATCCCACGTGACCGAGCTTTCCAGATCAGCTGCAATGTTAGAGGCTTTACCAACGTCCATGTGGACAgcatcactgcccaacttcatCTATCTCCATAGTTATCTCTTCTAAAATCTCCAGAATTCTTGACAGGTATGATGTCCCACTAGGTGGTGCAGACGGAAATTTCTCCATAACCAACGTCTAACCACCGTGACCTCAGCCTTACTGCAGACAGAAAAAAATCCAATCCCAGCTGTAAAATTACCAACCTGGATTGAAGCCCGTATGCTGTCAGTTCTATATTCTGAGAGACTCCATCTATATTATAAGCCACACACAGACGACTTGTTGCCGACTATTTGCCGTTGTGTCCCTGCCATTTTCGATTCACAGACCGAGGTGGGACGGGAACCTAACCTAAGGGTCTTCTGCCTGGGCTGTTGCTCAGGATGGTTCACGGTCTGTAGCTTGTGAGAGGATGCGAATACACTTCAGCTTGTCTCCAGCAGCTAAACTGAGCACATTTGATCACTATCTTCttgctgtgtgggatcttgcacAGCACAGTTGGCTGTGATGTTTCCCTCAGGGTAGCAGAAACACAATGTAAAGTtataaaatggaaaatgctgagaCGCAGTACATCAGGGTACATCCGTGAAGGAGAAATGGTGAAGACACAGTTTCAGACCTGGGGCTATCCAAGATGCTGCCGATTTGccaaatatttccagcattttctcttttttactttaaatttcctgcaagaACAGTTTTCGATTATTTTTAATGCACAGATATTAAATGAGTGGAGACTTGCGGAtgttgttcacttattcaagaaagtgagcaGAGATAGTCAAGAAATTTATACActaatgagtcttacttcagtggttgggaagttgatcGAGAGATcctgatttatgaacatttgtagaggcataatatgattattacgagcctgactgaattttttaaggattGGACTAAACATATTGGTGAAAGTAGAACaggagatgtagtgtatatggatttcagctagacatttgataaggtaccccatgcaaggctaattgagaagctaaggaggcatgggatccaagcagaacttgctttgtgaatccagaattgtcttttccacagaagacaaagagtagttgtagacgggtcatattctacatgcaAATCGAAGATTAATGCTGCGACTCAgtgatctgctctgggacctcttctcttaGCAATTTTTggaaatggcctggatgaggaagtggagggataagttaataaatttgttgatggcacgttggttgggggtattgtggatagtgttgagggctgttagaggttacagcgggacgcgGTTTGatccaaaactgggctgagaagtggcagatggagttcagcacaggtaagtatgaggtggttcattttgctaggtcaaatatgatggtagaatataatattaatggtcaggctcttggcagtgtagaggatcacagtccatcagacactcaaagctgcctcGTAGGTTGGCTGTGTGGTTCGGAAGGCTTATGGTGCATTGTCCTTCattaaccgtgggattgagtttaagagccgagcggtaatgttacagctatataggaccctggtcagacccatcatggagtactgtgctcagttctggtcacctcgctaaCCGAAGGATGtgcaaactatagaaagggtgtagaggggatagataagaatgttgcctggattggagagcaagccttctgagaataggttgagtgaacttggccatttctccttggagagatggaggatgagaggtgacctgatagaggtgtataacgtgatgagaggcaatgatcgtGCGGGTAGGCAGAGGCATTTTCTCACGGCTTAAAtaactaacacgagagggcacagttttaaggtgcttggaagtaggtaccaaGGCAATGTCTggggtatttttttttccttttacgcagacagtggtgTGTACGTGGACACTGCTGCCGGCGACGTGGGTGGAGGCGGACAGagtagggtcctttaagaggaTCTTGGATATATACATGGATTTTGAAAAATAGCGGACTAAGGCTAACCCTGGGAAATTtttgaagtaagtacatgtttcggACAGGAGGGTTAGCCAAGGGCTtgcaggttttctatatttctatgttcacTCCACACAGCTAATGCTCACagaatcctttcctcccactatcattccGTTGAAGTTGCTCCCGAGGTTACTGATTCTACGCAAAGAGGAAGTGAACACAGAACGATGAAATTGTGCAACACTTCTTGCAGTTCTCGTGGTTTGTTACCgtggaaacggaggaagtggctcaaCAACAGTaactgaaaaaggaaataacaaagtCAGCAGCACACGCTCTGAATTACATTGTGACAAAGGTTAACACTGTAGCCATTTTGAAATGATGAATCTAAAATTGTAAAGGCTGCTTTTTGCCATGCCTGGTGCTGTATTGAATTAATCGTGTAGTTGTTCTGGCTAACAAAACATGATTCCTACACTATCGATCAATAATATATTACCAATATTATACCAAATGACAGCTTCAACCACCAGCTGTTGCAACAAACTCCGCAGGCCGACCACTCTTTTGCTGACGAAGTTTCTCTCATCTCAGGTTTAAAGAGAAACTTCTTCATTTTGAAGCTGTCCTCTCAGATAACAGACTCTCCggctgatggaaacatcctccccatgtcCACTGTCTCCAGGCTGTTCCGCGTTCTGCGGGTTTAAATAAGATCCCGTCCAGCTCTATACTTCTGAACTCCTCAgagttcaggcccagagtcatcagatGCTTCTCGTACataaaccctctcattcctgagaTTACTCTTGTGAATTGTGTGAGCAACAGTGggactgaacacatttccagcaaTAACAAAGGAACACCAGAAGCAAAAATCTGAGCTTAGAAAATAAATAGTAGCTCAACACCTTAAAAACATGCGCTGCTTGAACCCGGGTCCATTGCACTTGCAACTAAAACTGGTGTATCCCAGGACTCTGTGATATCCCAGGCAAACAATTTTGTGCCGAACCTCTActtcctttagaaattacccagggttacacacagccctctatttgaCGAagatccatgtccctatccaagtgtctcttcaaagaccctatcatatccgcctccaccaccatcgccagagGCCCtttccatgctctcaccactctctgcgtaaaaaaaaacaccctaattatctcctctgtgcccacttcccagcaccttgaaactgtgccctttcatgttagccatttcagccctgggaaaaatccatAACAAAACTGCAGGAATTAGGAGGTAGGGCAGTATCTATGCAGAGAAATAAACATTCGACGTTTCGCGTCAagaaattcctctccatagatggcgTCCGACGATTTGGGCTTTCCCAGCAAATAGTTCTGCAGACTCTTTTGTGTTTACTATTCCCATTGTCTGATTTTAAAATCACACATATTCTGCATTACAGCTACGTCTCTATCAACAATGAAGATTATTCGGGTTTCCCACTGAACATCTGTGCTGCCTCTTGTTCTTTGACATGCTGTAATAATGAACACCCAACCCGGTCATCTTACAGCCATATCTCTGTAACCGCTATCAGGCCGGACTCAACGAGGACGCTTTCAGAATAGTAAAATAAACTATTAAGGCTTCCATAGGATACCCATTTGCCTTGGTAGGACCCCATTAAAATGATTAGAATCTCGCGGTTGTCACAGCTTTTCTTTAAAACATGCCAGGAAAAATTCGCCTCTCGCCCACCAAGCCTTCTGCCCTAAATAGTGAAATGATGGCTTTCGTTCCGCTATGCCGTCTGCCACTTTCTGTAACTGGTCACCCCAACTGTTTGCGATGTATCGAAACCATGAACAGAATCAAAGCCTTTGCTTCAACAGGACTTTCAGGAGATCAGCTCAGAAACACCCACAATATACACAGTCtcaaagagaaaacaaaatacCTACATCCGAAACGGCAAGTTTTGGTAAAAGGGAACTCATGTTGCCTGAACAGCTCTTCGCACACTTGCTTTGCAATTGTAATACTGGGTTAGATCATTGTTCCTAATCTCAACCATCTCTTGCAGACTCTCTGGTGTTTATTCTTCTCGTAGCATGATTTCCCTGCTAACATTGATTTAAAATCGCGCCCACTTTGCATCACTTCTACCTTAATGTCAGCTGCAGTCAGCTGATCACCGTTGAGCTAGATCAAGTGCAGTCctgtattttgtacattattgttTTTAGTATTTATTTTTTTGTCGGCGTGGATGGTCCCAAGCGGTAGTGCAAATAACAGCTCACCAGATGCTACTGTCCTGCCGAATTCATAACTGTATGGcatggattaaaatcaatggatatttatcaaatagtcttactccAGAAAGGGGcccaagacagggttgtgcatggtcaccgctactcttcgcattgtgtctggaaccattagctcgatacatcagacaaaatgaagatatcaggggaattactattaaaggtaCAGAGCATAATTTGGCTTGCTACgctgatgacattttgatctatctagggcaaccaacgtactctttacctaaattgatgcaatcctttgaacaatatggtaaaatatcagggtacaagattaacatagataaaacccaattactttcatataactagaGCCCAC
Protein-coding sequences here:
- the LOC140723261 gene encoding uncharacterized protein, translating into MLSTWTLVKPLTLQLIWKARSRGILGKHVKWIHFGLDDKKQREMIEDGCSEWRPVMTRESSTVKAPPPRSHSPDGRWFSFRSLLKRIIGLEPEDRSLSGEQFDQVLIKQQNLITPVLTMGQCAGRGGLPVSSTSGKDTGPGSVITELLASWDDFQLLQLTNFYRDRLEQAMEGRVHGVSLALKAEKQFSREEHRKISDLADKGEQADSSKLLLSLVMEKGSRARRVMWETFVKMWNDVAMWDKILNEIQIYGCDPSHRSNPAQGLIKVLSELK